TGCCATCCCCCGAGTCTAGCCGGTACGAATCGCCCCGTCACCACGCCCAAGTTGAACGCTTACCATCATGTCGAAGGGATGCGTCCGCTGAAATGCCTTCTTGTCGTGGCTTGATCTGGCGGTAGCTGTGAGATTCACGCAAGCGTGCGACTGACGACGTTCCGACTGTGCCTATTGATGGCCCCCAACACGAGACCTGGATGGTGACCGTTGATTCGTCGCTAGGGCGACCTTTCAAGGTGAGGCGCAACGAAACGGCAGGCTGCCAGGTCACCCGGACGACCGGTCGCACATCGCCCGGTTACTCGTGGATGCCAGTTGTCGCCTCGGGGCCGGACCTAGGTGTCCCGGACGAAATGTGAGACGATGAAAGGAGCGGCGAGCAGTGGGGCAATCATGGCCGCGAAACCTGTGCAGTCTGCTTACTCCAATGGTTTTACCAGGAAAAGTGCCGCTCCAGCGTCGTCCTGAAGTACATACCGGCCAAATCCCGCGGCGCGGTACGTGCGCATCGCGCGATCGTTCCGGTCCAGCACTTCGAGCGTGAGTTTGCAGCAACCCAATTCCCTAGCTTTCGCCTCCACCGCCTGGAGCATCTGCCGACCTACGCCGAGGCCTCGGTACTCCTTTACAACCATGAAGTCGTGAATGTTCAGCAGCGGTCTTGCCGCAAAGGTTGAGAAGCCGCCAAAACATACCGCGATCGCAACCGGCCGGGTCTCGCACCAGCCGATTAAGATCAACGTCGTGGGATGGCGCTGCAGCCCGGAGATCAGCCGATTTCGAACGTCCGCTCCGAGTGATTCGCCTCCGCCGAACGGGTCGCGGGCGTATTCGTCGATCAGCACCAGCACTGCCGCCTGGTCCTTGGGTGATGAGAGATCCGCCTCCGCGATCCGCAACGTGGATGGCAAGCCGGGCATGCTCGAGCTCGAGGTCATGCGCTATTGTGCGCGCCACTCTTCCCGCCGCCAATGCAAAGCTTTGCCGGAGCGAGTGCGTCCTTCAGTGACGCCCGTCTGCGCGGCGGCCGTATGGTTCAGGAACGGACGCAGTATCGAACTGCGTCCGTCGCCGGCGGAACTCCTTCTCCTGCCGTTACGGCTTAGTGAGCGTCTTTCTTCAGACTCTTCCGGTGGGAGATGGAGTACATGAGGATTGCTCCCACCACGCCAAACGGGACCATATAGTAAAAGTAGTAGCCCCAACCGTGGTTATCCAGGACGTAGCCCAGGATCTTCATGCCGAGTGCCGCCCCGAAATATTGAAACGCATCGATGCAACCCGAGGCGAAGGCCGCCATCTTGCGGCCACCGATATCCATCGCCGCCGCCGGCCCGAGCAGGGAATGCGTCGAATTCACCGTGAAGGAGACCATCACGAAGAACAGAATCGCCCAGTTCACCGTGTGCACCTGCGTCGCCGCGAGGATGACCATGATCTCGATCATATAGATGCACATCGCCACCGGCGCGCGGCGTGACTGGAAGAAGCGGTCCGAAACCCATCCCGACACGAACGAGCCACAGGAGGCCACCAGCGGAATCATATAGCCCAGCCATTGAAACTGGGTCCCTGTCATCTTCAGGTGGTGCACTTCCTGAAAATACACGGGGAACCATTGGTCGACGGCTTGGCGGACCGCGCCGGTGCACGCATAGGCGGCCGCGATCACCCAAACCATCGGATTGCCCGCAATGTGACGAAAAACGACGCCAAGCTGCGCCCGCACATCGGTGTCGGCGTGGTCCGCCTCGCCCTTGAAAACATCGCGGTAGCCGGCCTCTTCCGGCGTGTCCTTCACCACCAGCGCGAAAATGATGGCGACCAAGCTGGTGATAATGGCCGGGATCCAGAACAGCCAGCGCCAGTGCTGCGCGGGCACGTGGATCATGCCGAAAATCGCGAATCCCACGAGGAGCAGCGGCAGCAGCTTGTTCGCCGCCAGCCGCCCAAGGTTGATCATGAATCCGAAGATGCCCGCAAACGTCCCGCGCTGCTTCTCGCTGAACCAAGCGCTGTTGATCTTGATGAATCCGGGCGCACCGAACGATTGCACGTAGCCGTTCACGCCCCACAGCAGCGTGAACAATCCGAGCATGCCCCAGAAGGACGCTACGCCGAACAGCACGTTCGCCACGATCGTGCCGACCGCGCCGATCAGCATCGCTCGCTTTCCACCCAACCGGTCAGTCAGCAACCCGTTCAGCATCTGCCCGCAGCCATAGGCGATAAACTGCCACATCAGGATCGTGCCCATGTCCGAG
The Opitutus sp. ER46 DNA segment above includes these coding regions:
- a CDS encoding GNAT family N-acetyltransferase gives rise to the protein MTSSSSMPGLPSTLRIAEADLSSPKDQAAVLVLIDEYARDPFGGGESLGADVRNRLISGLQRHPTTLILIGWCETRPVAIAVCFGGFSTFAARPLLNIHDFMVVKEYRGLGVGRQMLQAVEAKARELGCCKLTLEVLDRNDRAMRTYRAAGFGRYVLQDDAGAALFLVKPLE
- a CDS encoding MFS transporter, whose amino-acid sequence is MSSSPAAAASTPEPRQLPHGFRPRRGLNWATVGFMYTSYYFCRYNFAYANKAIKDEFGFTNSDMGTILMWQFIAYGCGQMLNGLLTDRLGGKRAMLIGAVGTIVANVLFGVASFWGMLGLFTLLWGVNGYVQSFGAPGFIKINSAWFSEKQRGTFAGIFGFMINLGRLAANKLLPLLLVGFAIFGMIHVPAQHWRWLFWIPAIITSLVAIIFALVVKDTPEEAGYRDVFKGEADHADTDVRAQLGVVFRHIAGNPMVWVIAAAYACTGAVRQAVDQWFPVYFQEVHHLKMTGTQFQWLGYMIPLVASCGSFVSGWVSDRFFQSRRAPVAMCIYMIEIMVILAATQVHTVNWAILFFVMVSFTVNSTHSLLGPAAAMDIGGRKMAAFASGCIDAFQYFGAALGMKILGYVLDNHGWGYYFYYMVPFGVVGAILMYSISHRKSLKKDAH